A single genomic interval of Nonomuraea rubra harbors:
- a CDS encoding alpha/beta hydrolase, translated as MPLAPSFPVMLRTEDGVRIDAAHTPSARTGVGTGVGIVVAHGFTGSWRDRAARRIVHVLSGYGGVIAFDFRGHGRSGGETTVGDLEILDVQAAVRHARVVGYSRIAVVGFSMGAAVAVRHAGLRGGVDAVVAVSGPARWYYRGTKPMRQVHWAIEQPFGRWAARVAKRTRIARGKWDPIPMPPHEAAGLVSPAPLLIVHGDADAFFPLDHARQLYDGANEPKELWIEPGFGHAEAAATPELVRRIGKWISSNFS; from the coding sequence ATGCCTCTCGCGCCCAGCTTTCCCGTCATGCTCAGGACCGAGGACGGGGTCCGCATCGACGCCGCGCACACCCCCTCAGCCCGCACCGGCGTGGGCACCGGTGTGGGCATCGTGGTGGCGCACGGCTTCACCGGGTCGTGGCGGGATCGTGCCGCGCGCCGCATCGTGCACGTGCTGAGCGGGTACGGCGGGGTGATCGCGTTCGACTTCCGCGGGCACGGCAGGTCCGGCGGCGAGACCACGGTGGGCGACCTGGAGATCCTCGACGTGCAGGCCGCGGTGAGGCACGCCCGCGTGGTCGGCTACTCCAGGATCGCGGTCGTCGGCTTCTCCATGGGCGCGGCGGTGGCCGTTCGGCACGCCGGGCTGCGCGGCGGGGTGGACGCGGTGGTCGCGGTGAGCGGTCCGGCCCGCTGGTACTACCGGGGGACCAAGCCGATGCGGCAGGTGCACTGGGCCATCGAGCAGCCGTTCGGGCGGTGGGCGGCGCGGGTGGCCAAGCGGACGCGGATCGCGCGGGGGAAGTGGGACCCGATCCCGATGCCGCCGCACGAGGCCGCCGGGCTCGTCTCGCCCGCGCCGCTGCTGATCGTGCACGGGGACGCGGACGCGTTCTTCCCGCTGGATCACGCTCGGCAACTCTACGACGGAGCCAACGAGCCGAAGGAGCTCTGGATCGAGCCCGGATTCGGGCACGCGGAGGCCGCGGCGACCCCCGAACTCGTCCGCCGGATCGGCAAATGGATCTCCTCGAACTTTTCCTGA
- a CDS encoding aldehyde dehydrogenase: MRQHDKLFIGGEWVAPAGTGTIDVISPHTEEIVGRVPDGTAEDMERAVAAAREAFDHGPWPRMTFAERAEVIGRLAAVYNERQGEMAQLITEEMGSPITFSNLAQAPQPLGMLQYYAELGKTFQQEEQRPGLFGPITVRREPVGVVAAVVPWNVPQFVTMTKVAPALLAGCTIVLKPAPETPLDAYLLAEWAAEAGVPAGVLNIVVAGREVGEHLVSHKGVDKVAFTGSTAAGRRIAAVCGEQLKRVSLELGGKSAAIILDDADLAASMGFLSMASLMNNGQACVAQTRILASRNRYDEVVDAIAGMVSSQAVGDPADATTGIGPLVAKRQQERVEGYIKLGMDEGAKIVVGGLDRPYDRGWYVAPTVFSGVSNDMRIAREEIFGPVLAVIPYEDEADAVRIANDSDYGLAGTVWTADTEHGMEVARQVRTGTYGVNCFMLETNAPFGGYKASGVGRELGPEGLNSYLEYKTISRLG, from the coding sequence ATGCGCCAGCACGACAAGCTGTTCATCGGGGGCGAATGGGTGGCCCCAGCGGGCACCGGGACGATAGACGTCATCTCCCCCCACACCGAGGAGATCGTCGGCCGCGTGCCCGACGGCACCGCCGAGGACATGGAGCGCGCGGTCGCCGCCGCCAGGGAGGCCTTCGACCACGGGCCGTGGCCGCGGATGACGTTCGCCGAGCGGGCCGAGGTGATCGGCCGGCTGGCCGCCGTCTACAACGAGCGGCAGGGCGAGATGGCCCAGCTCATCACCGAGGAGATGGGCTCCCCGATCACGTTCTCCAACCTCGCGCAGGCGCCGCAGCCGCTCGGCATGCTGCAGTACTACGCCGAGCTCGGCAAGACGTTCCAGCAGGAGGAGCAGCGGCCGGGGCTGTTCGGCCCGATCACCGTGCGCCGGGAGCCGGTGGGCGTGGTCGCGGCCGTGGTGCCGTGGAACGTGCCCCAGTTCGTGACCATGACCAAGGTCGCGCCCGCGCTGCTGGCGGGCTGCACGATCGTGCTCAAGCCGGCTCCCGAGACGCCGCTGGACGCGTACCTGCTGGCCGAGTGGGCGGCCGAGGCCGGCGTGCCCGCGGGCGTGCTCAACATCGTCGTCGCAGGCCGCGAGGTCGGCGAGCACCTGGTCTCGCACAAGGGTGTGGACAAGGTGGCCTTCACCGGGTCCACCGCCGCCGGCCGGCGCATCGCCGCCGTCTGCGGCGAGCAGCTCAAGCGGGTCAGCCTGGAGCTGGGCGGCAAGTCGGCCGCGATCATCCTGGACGACGCCGACCTGGCCGCCAGCATGGGCTTCCTGTCGATGGCCTCCCTCATGAACAACGGCCAGGCGTGCGTCGCGCAGACCCGCATCCTGGCCTCCCGCAACCGCTACGACGAGGTCGTGGACGCGATCGCGGGCATGGTGAGCTCCCAGGCCGTCGGCGACCCCGCCGACGCCACGACCGGCATCGGCCCGCTGGTGGCCAAGCGGCAGCAGGAGCGGGTGGAGGGCTACATCAAGCTCGGCATGGACGAGGGCGCCAAGATCGTGGTGGGCGGGCTCGACCGGCCGTACGACAGGGGCTGGTACGTCGCGCCCACCGTGTTCTCGGGCGTCAGCAACGACATGCGCATCGCCCGCGAGGAGATCTTCGGCCCCGTCCTGGCCGTGATCCCGTACGAGGACGAGGCCGACGCCGTACGCATCGCCAACGACAGCGACTACGGCCTGGCCGGCACGGTCTGGACGGCCGACACCGAGCACGGCATGGAGGTGGCCCGCCAGGTCCGCACGGGCACGTACGGCGTGAACTGCTTCATGCTGGAGACCAACGCGCCCTTCGGCGGCTACAAGGCCAGCGGCGTCGGCCGCGAGCTGGGCCCCGAGGGCCTCAACTCCTACCTGGAGTACAAGACGATCTCCCGCCTCGGCTGA
- a CDS encoding GH1 family beta-glucosidase, with amino-acid sequence MFLWGTATAAYQIEGATDEDGRGASIWDTFAHEPGRTSRGQTGDVACDHYHRWPEDVALMAGLGVNAYRFSIAWPRVQPLGSGQVNAPGLDFYDRLVDALLGIGIQPVPTLFHWDLPQALEERGGWLDRDVCERFADYAAVTAERLADRVPLWITLNEPFVHMAYGYAMGVHAPGRALLTGALPAAHHQLLGHGLAVQALRAAGAGQVALTNNCTPVWPASQDEPDLRAADAYDILHNRLFNDPVLLGKYPDLSAYTAELDFIRDGDLATIATPLDALGVNYYNPTRIAAPTGDALPFDDAGVSGYPTTAFGWPVVPDGLRELLTGLRSRYGTALPPILITENGCSQEDVPAEDGTIDDAARVDFLDRHISAMREAMAEGVDVRGYFVWSLLDNFEWAEGYDQRFGLVHVDFDTQRRTPKRSYHWFAEFLRGQNTDT; translated from the coding sequence ATGTTCTTGTGGGGCACGGCGACGGCGGCCTACCAGATCGAAGGCGCGACAGACGAGGACGGCAGGGGCGCCTCCATCTGGGACACCTTCGCCCACGAGCCCGGCCGCACCAGCCGGGGGCAGACCGGCGACGTGGCGTGCGACCACTACCACCGCTGGCCCGAGGACGTCGCCCTGATGGCGGGGCTCGGCGTGAACGCCTACCGCTTCTCGATCGCGTGGCCGCGCGTGCAGCCCCTGGGCTCGGGCCAGGTGAACGCGCCGGGCCTGGACTTCTACGACCGGCTGGTGGACGCCCTGCTGGGCATCGGGATCCAGCCGGTGCCGACGCTGTTCCACTGGGACCTGCCCCAGGCGCTGGAGGAGCGCGGCGGCTGGCTGGACCGCGACGTCTGCGAGCGGTTCGCCGACTACGCCGCCGTGACCGCCGAACGGCTGGCCGACCGCGTCCCGCTGTGGATCACGCTGAACGAGCCGTTCGTGCACATGGCGTACGGCTACGCGATGGGCGTGCACGCCCCCGGGCGGGCCCTGCTGACCGGCGCCCTGCCCGCCGCCCACCACCAGCTCCTCGGCCACGGGCTGGCCGTCCAGGCGCTCAGGGCGGCCGGCGCGGGCCAGGTGGCGCTCACGAACAACTGCACGCCCGTCTGGCCCGCCTCCCAGGACGAGCCGGACCTGCGGGCCGCCGACGCGTACGACATCCTCCACAACCGCCTGTTCAACGACCCCGTACTTCTCGGGAAATATCCGGACCTGTCGGCGTACACGGCCGAGCTGGACTTCATCCGCGACGGCGACCTGGCGACCATCGCCACCCCGCTGGACGCCCTCGGCGTCAACTACTACAACCCCACCCGCATCGCCGCCCCGACCGGCGACGCGCTCCCGTTCGACGACGCCGGCGTCAGCGGCTACCCGACCACGGCGTTCGGCTGGCCGGTCGTCCCCGACGGCCTGCGCGAGCTGCTCACCGGCCTCAGGTCCCGGTACGGCACCGCGCTCCCCCCGATCCTGATCACCGAGAACGGCTGCTCACAGGAGGACGTCCCGGCCGAGGACGGCACGATCGACGATGCCGCCCGCGTCGACTTCCTCGACCGGCACATCTCGGCCATGCGCGAGGCCATGGCCGAAGGGGTGGACGTGCGCGGCTACTTCGTCTGGTCGCTGCTGGACAACTTCGAGTGGGCCGAGGGTTACGACCAGCGCTTCGGCCTGGTCCACGTGGACTTCGACACCCAGCGCCGCACGCCGAAGCGCTCCTACCACTGGTTCGCGGAGTTCCTCAGGGGTCAGAACACCGACACGTGA
- a CDS encoding TetR/AcrR family transcriptional regulator produces MTSTLRRRPAQRRSVERVERMLDECALLLDEVGYEALTTKEVARRAEVPIGTFYQFFHDKQGLVRALARRNLEAFLQRIIELIPAADLGHWTDLVDLAIDEFVDMKRTTPGFAVVDFGEVLGAPGDGGKRSLDETQENNVVVAERLRALSTELLDAPVGPGLDRALLVAVEATDAVLKLAFRADPGGDPELIAECKQLVRRYLADHLP; encoded by the coding sequence ATGACCAGTACCCTGCGCCGCCGACCCGCTCAGCGCCGGAGCGTCGAGCGCGTGGAGCGGATGCTCGACGAGTGCGCGCTCCTGCTCGACGAGGTCGGCTACGAGGCGCTGACCACGAAAGAGGTCGCGCGCCGGGCCGAGGTGCCCATCGGCACCTTCTACCAGTTCTTCCATGACAAGCAGGGGCTGGTGCGGGCGCTGGCGCGGCGCAACCTCGAGGCGTTCCTCCAGCGCATCATCGAGCTCATCCCCGCGGCCGACCTGGGCCACTGGACGGACCTGGTCGATCTGGCCATCGACGAGTTCGTCGACATGAAACGCACCACCCCCGGCTTCGCCGTGGTGGACTTCGGCGAGGTGCTCGGCGCCCCCGGCGACGGAGGCAAGCGCTCGCTCGACGAGACGCAGGAGAACAACGTCGTCGTGGCCGAACGCCTGCGCGCCCTGTCGACGGAGCTGCTCGACGCACCCGTCGGCCCCGGGCTCGACCGGGCGCTGCTGGTGGCGGTCGAGGCCACCGACGCCGTGCTCAAGCTGGCCTTCCGCGCCGATCCCGGCGGCGACCCCGAGCTCATCGCCGAGTGCAAGCAGCTGGTCCGCCGCTACCTGGCGGACCACCTGCCCTGA